The Geoalkalibacter subterraneus genome contains the following window.
ACCGCTTCGATGTGGCCGATCCCCTCGCGCAGAGCCTGTTGGCGCAGGTCCGTGGCGGTGTCAATGAGGATGTGGCGTCCGCGGTGCTGCAGCAGGATGCTGCAGCGGGTGCGGTGGTTGCGCGGCGAGTCCGAGGTGCAAACCGGGCATTCGCATCCCAGGGTGGGGACCCCGGTGCTGGTGCCCGACCCCAGCACTCTGACACTGAATCCGGCAGACATGGCTACTCGACCTTGAAGGCGCCGATTTCATCCTTGAGGGTCTGGGCATGGCGCAGCAGGGCTTCAATTACCCGGTCGAATTCCTGTGTGCGTGCGACATTGCTTTCGGCGATTTCACGCACGTTGGAGACGGCGGTGACCACCTGGTGGCTGCGGACGCTCTGCTCGTGGGTGGCGCCGTTGATGTTTTCAATCATCTCGCGGATCTTTTCCATGTTCTGGGAAATCTGGCGGCTGCCACTGGTCTGTTCACCGGTGCTGACCTTGACGCGCGCGGTAATTTCGCGCATCTCTTCTGACGCAGCGTTGAGATGGCGGATCCCCTGGCTATGCTGCTTGATGGCGGAGGCGATCTGCATCAGGGTGTCGGTGTTGCTGTTGACCGCGCGGGTGATCTGCTGGCTGCCGCGCGCCTGTTCCTGGGTGGCACGCACGATGCCGCGCACCTCTTCCGAGGATTTGAGGGTGCTCACGCGGATGGTCTCAAGGGCTTCACCGGCAATGCAGGCTTTTTCAGCCTCCTGGCGCACCTTCTCGTTGCCTTGGGTCATGGTGTCCACCGCTTCGCGGGTGCCTTTCTGCAGGTGGTTGATGATCTCGGCAATATCGCGGGTCGAAACGGCGGTGCGCTCGGCCAACTCGCCGATTTCGTCGGCTACCACGGCGAAGCCGCGTCCGTGCTCACCAGCCTGCGCGGCGATTATGGCGGCGTTGAGAGCCAGCAAGCTGGTCTGGTCGGCGACCTCGTCGATGACCGTGAGGATTTTGCCGATGGCGCTGGACTGGCGGCCCAGTTCCTGAATGGTGGTGGTGGCCTGTTCCACAGTTTCACACAACGCCTGGATGCCGGAGATGCTGTCTTCCACCGCTTTCTGACCCCGTTCGGTTTCGCGTACAGCCTCGTCGGACAGGCGGTTGGTGCGTTCAGCGCTCTGTTCGATCTCTTTGATGGCAGCGTCGAATTCGGTCACCGAGGCGGCGGTTTCTTGGGTGGAACTCGACAGGGCGGTGACGCTGTCGGCGATCTGCTGGCTGGAACTCGACATTTCACCGAGGGAGGTGATGATCTCTTCCACCTTGGCGAACATGATCTCCATCTGCTCGGCGATTTCTTCGGTCGTTGAACCGACCTGCAACGTGGCCGAGGAGCTTTCTTCGGCGGCCAGCAGAAGAGTGGCAACGTTTTCGGCGACGCCGCTGATGATGCCGTCGATATCCTGCAGGGCGCTGTGCGATTCCTGCAGTGAGCGGGACTGACGCTCAGCCCCCTCGCTGACGGCGTGGGATGACAGCCGGATCTGCTCGGTGGCCTGGGCCAGCTCGTTGCGCACCTCAAGGGTGTGGCGCACCGTTTCCCGCAGGCGGGCAAGGAAGCGGTTGAAGTTTTCCGCCAGCGCGCCCACTTCGTCGCTGGAGCGGACTTTAAGGGTATGGGTTAGATCCGCCTCTCCTTCAGCAATCTCTCGCAGGTTGCCGACCACTTCACCCAGGGGACGGACGATGCCGCGTGAGATGAAAACGCCGATCAGTACCGCCAGCACACCGACACCGGCCAGTGTAACCAGCACCAGCTGTTCCATCTCCTTTTGAGATGCCAGCATGCTGGAGCGATCAAGGGCAATGACCATGCATTGCCCGGGGGTGAGTACAATCCTCTGGGCGAGATAGGAAGACTTGCCGACCTCAAGTTCCCAGATTTCGCGGTCGGCCCTGGAGGTAACGTCGAGATCTTTTAAGGCGTCAAGCGAAGCCGTTGTTGCCCCGTCCTGGCAGTTGAACGAAATTTCTGCTCCGCTGAGGTTGCTGAGACGTGCAGCATAACTGTCGTCCAGAAAAATTACGCCGACCAGGTAGGCCAGAGGTTCCTTGTGGAAGGTGATCGGTGCCGCTGCAATAATTGCCGACATCCCTTCAAACGTCGTGATCCCGCTGACTTCCGCCGGTCTTTCACCTTCCGGGGCGATCAACTGATGAATCATGCATTCTTCCCCGATTCTTGACAGGGGGAGATCTGCGAACTTCGGCTGGTTTTCACGTCTCAGAACTTTGCCTTCCAGGCTGACGATCTGAACAAGGTCAAGGTTGAAGATGCGAATGGCATCTTCCATGGCCGTGCCCAGGTTGAGGGGTTCGTCGGGATCAATGGCATATTTTATGGAATTGATCAGGTCTTCGTCCCGTCGCAGAACGTGGATGTAGTTGCGGGTTTCTCGGCGCGTATCCTCCATGATTTCAAGGACCAGGCGGGAGTTTTCTTCCAGTCGGCCGCGCAGGTTGTCATCGATCAGGTCGCTGGTTCGCGACGATACAATCAACAGAGCAAAAGCGAGGGGGATAACGGCCAGGCCGACCAGGGCCAGCAGAATTTTTGCCCGAAGTCCGAGAAAGGTTTTCATGGTTGTCACTATCCTGTGGCAAAAGGAAAATGAGATGCATCAATGAACCTCTTAACGCTAACATTTTCTAATTTTGTAGGCAATCATTTTTATCTGTTCTTTCATCAATGTTGTTCGGGAATTTGGAGAGGCGGCAGAACACCCTTTACTTACCCGGCAAATTTTGCCCAAAATGGTGTCTTGCTGGATGGAATTCGAGAGTGGGTCGGCTCAGCCCGGGAAGGATTGTGATGCACAAAGGTAAAAACGAGAAAAAGGGGGTAGACGTAGATTCGCGCCCGAACAAGCTCTGTCGCCGCTGCGTGCGCAGCTGTCGGCAGAGCGACATGATCGTGCTGGTGGATTGCCCGCGCTTTCAGCCGCGGCCCTTCAAGGTGAAAGAGCCGCCAAGGGATCAACTCGAATTGTTCCGCCCCGGGAAAAAAAAATGATGAAATCGCCGCCGTGTTCAGTGCACGGCGGTTTTTTTACGCCTGACGGTCGATAAAATGGCTGATCAGGTGGGTGAACTTCTCCGGCTCCACCAGGAAGGAGTCGTGACCGTAGTCGGAGTCGATCAGATGGTATTCGACATGTTTGCCCAGGGATCGCAGCACCTCGACTGCTTCCTCGGTCTGGTAGGGAGGGTAGAGCCAGTCGGAGGTGAAGGCGAACCAGAGCGAAGGGCATTGCAGGTAGGAGAATGCTTCCTGCAGTGACTCGAAATTCCAGGCGGTATCGTACAGGTCGAGGGCCTTGGCCAGGTAGAGAAAGCTGTTGGTGTCAAAATGCTGGGGGAAATTGTGGCCGTTGTATTCAAGGTAGCGCTCGACTTCGAACTGGCCGAAAAAGTCGAACAGGCCATCTCTCGCTGAATAGCGCCGCCCGAATTTCAGGTGCATCGACGTGTCGGACAGAAAGGCAATATGCCCGATGGCGCGCGCCAGTGCCAGCCCGTCCGTGGGAGGATGTTCGGTACGGTAGTTGCCTTTTTTCCAGAGGGGGTCGTTGAAGATCGCCTGGCGGGCGACCGAGTTGAGCGCGATGGACATGGGAGAGGTGCGCGCGGTGCCGGCGATGGGGATGATGGAGCGCACCCGCTCGGAATAGTGAATTCCCCATTCCACAGCCTGCATGGCCCCCATGCTGCCGCCGATGACCGTCACCAGGGTGTCGATTCCCAGATGGTCGAGCAGCAGTTGCTGAGCGCGCACCATGTCGCGCACCATCAGCACCGGGAAGCTGAGGCGGTAGGGCTTTTCCGTTCGCGGGTTGATGCTGGTGGGGCCGGTGGAGCCCTTGCACGAGCCGATGGTGTTGGAACAGATGACGAAATAGCGGTCGGTGTCGATCACCTTGCCGGGCCCGATCATGCCGTCCCACCAGCCGGGCTTGCGGTCGTCCGGGTGATGACGACCCGCGGCGTGGGCGTCGCCGGTCCAGGCGTGGCACACCAGGATGGCGTTGGAGCGCTCGGCGTTGAGCTGGCCGTATGTTTCGTAGGCCAGGGTGATAGGACCCAGGACGCGCCCGCTCTCCAGGCGCAGTTCGGTGTCGAAAGTGACGTACTCGGTTGTGACCAGCCCGACGGAAGTGTTCAATGCTTCGATCCCCTGCGGATGACAACGGTTCAAATCGGGCGTGACGGCAGCCGTCACGCAAAAAGGCCCCTCTCGTGGCAGATGAGAAGGGGCCTTCAGAACTCAGGGTGCGGGTATCGTCGGGCTCCGTCCTCATCTTTCCCGCGTTCGCCTTAAAAAGGCATCAGCAAGTAGGAGTTAGCACCTGACGTTCGCACGGGCCTTGCGGCGTTGACAAACCGGTTGCTGTGGTTTCACAGGGCCTTTCCCTCCACCACTCTGGATAAAGACGTTGCGCTATGCGGTTGTGAGCCGAAACTGTAACGAAAGAATTCCGGGCTGTCAATGCAGATTCAGCGAAGACCCTGCGCAAGATCGTCCCACAGGTCTTCAGGGTCTTCAATGCCTACGGAGATGCGCAGCAGGCTTTCACGGATGCCGAGCTCGTTTTTCACCGAAGCCGGGATCGCCGCGTGCGACATGCTCCAGCAGTGGGTGAGGATGGTTTCTACCCCTCCGAGGCTGGGCGCGATGATCGGCAGTTTGACCGTTTCGAGCAGAGGACGCACCTGCTTGTGATCCTTGAGCTCAAAAGAGATGACCGCTCCTGGACCCGTCGCCTGGGAAAAATGCACATCACGCCCCGGATGGTCGTTCAGCTGCGGGTAATAGACTTTCGCCACCGCCGGATGGTTCGCCAGCCGTTCGCACAGCAGCAGAGCGCCGTTCTGTGCGGCCTCGAGGCGGACTTTGAGGGTCTTGATGCCACGCGCCAGCAGAAAGCAGTCGAAGGGGGGCAGCGCCGCACCCAGCGCGTTGTGGTGGCGCTTGAGGCGGTTGGCCAGATCCTCGTCGGCGGTGGTGACCAGCCCGGCCAGAAGGTCCGAGTGCCCGCCGAGAAACTTGGTGGCGCTGTGGATAGCGACGCCGATCCCCAGCGGCAGGGCCGGCTGCAGCAGCGGAGTCATGAACGTGTTGTCGAGCAGGGTCAGCAGACCGCGGCGCCGCGCGATGTCGACCATGGCGCGCAGATCGGTAATCTTGAACAGGGGATTGGAGGGTGTCTCCAAAAACAGGGCGCGGGTCTGCGGGCGCACGGCGTCTTCGACCTGCTGCGGATCGGTCATGTCGACGAAGGTCGTCTCGATCCCCTGCTGCGGCAGCACCAGCGTCAGATAGCGGTAGGTGCCGCCGTACAGGTCATCGGGTGCAATAAGATGATCGCCGCTTTTGAGCAGGGACAGCGCGCCTCCGATGGCCGCCATGCCGGAGGCGTAGGCGAAGCCGCGCACGCCCCCCTCCAGCAGGGCGATGGCTTCCTCGACCTGATCCCGGCTGGGATTTCCGCTGCGCGCATAATCGTACGCGCCCGCGCGCCCCTCAAAATGATGGTAGGTCGAAGAAAGATAGACCGGAATATTGGCTGCCCCGGTGGACGGATCCCGATCCCGCCCCTGATGCACAAGAACCGTCGCAGCCCGCAGCTTTTTCGAATTCATAAAGACCCCTTTTTTGAACCACAGAGAACACGGAGAGCACAGAGGAAACCCTAGAGTACGAGATCTAAAACCAAAAAAAAGATTTTTTCTCAGATTTTTCTCTGTGCTCTCTGTGAACTCTGTGGTGAAAATTGGTTTGAGAAATTTCAGCCCAAAGCCTGTTCAAGATCAGCAATGATATCATCGGCATCCTCGATGCCCACCGACAGCCGCAACAGGCTTTCACAAATCCCCAGGCGCTCTCGCTCCGGTTCGGGGATGTCGCCGTGCGTCTGGACCGCCGGCAGAGTCATCAATGATTCGACACCGCCCAGACTTTCGGCGAATGAAATCAGCTTGAGCCGTTTCAGCACCTGGCGGGCCGTCTCCCGCGAGTCGACCCGGAAAGAGAGCATGCCGCCGAATCCGCTGGTCTGGCGCTGGGAGAGGGCATGCCCGGGATGGTCCTTGAGCCCCGGGTAATACACGGCGCTGACCCGCGGATGCGCCTTCAGCCACTGTGCCACTTCCAGCGCGTTGGCGCAATGGCGTTCCAGGCGCAGGGACAGGGTCTTGAGGGAACGCATCAGCAGCCAGCAGTCCTGGGGCGAAAGGATGCCGCCGGTGGAATTCTGCAGGAAGTAGAGTCGTTCTCCCAGTTCCTCCTCCCGGGCGACCAGCACCCCGGCGCACAGGTCGTTGTGCCCGCCCAGGTACTTGGTCGCGGAGTGGACCACGACGTCTGCGCCGAAGTCGAACGGGCGCTGCAGCACCGGCGTCAGAAAGGTGTTGTCCACCACAAAGAGCAACTCGTGCTTGCGACAGGTCTCGCCCAGGGCTGCCAGGTCGGCCACTCCCAGCAGTGGATTGCCGGGCGTCTCCACCAGCAGCGCGCGGCTGTCCGGCTCGATGGCCGCTGTTATCGCCGCCGTGTCGGTGGTGTCCACATAGGATGCCCGCAGCCCGAGCTTATCGAAGACTTCGGCCAGCACCCGGTAGGTTCCGCCGTACAGATCCTGCGATACGATCAGGTGATCTCCGGCGCGGAAGTGCAGAAACAGCGTCGTTAATGCCGCCATTCCTGATGAAAAGACGCAGGCGCGGGCTCCCCCTTCCAATTCAGCCAGGGCGTCTTCCAGCACCTGACGGGTCGGGTTGCCCGAACGGGTGTAGTCGAAACCGGTGCTTTCCCCCACGGCCGGATGGCGGTAGGTGGCGCTCGGATAAATGGGATAGCTGATGGCACCGGTGGCCTCATCCTTTCCCACGCCGACCTGTGTCAGTCGGCTGGCCGTTTTCCAATGACCGGGTGTGCTCATATCGTGCATTCCTTTCCGCCGCATTGTACAAAAAAAGCCCCTTCCACAGATGGGAAGGGGCCGGTTCGGGAAAAGGGGGCTTTCCGCGATGCACTTGCGCCGGCTCCGTCCTCATCTCTCCCTTGATTCAGGGCAGGAATTGGCACCAGTTGCTCGTTTGAAAAAAACGAACCGGTTGCCGTGGCTTCACAGGGCCTTTCCCTCCACCACTCTGGATGATAACGCAGCTTAAAATTTACGCTTATGGTAGAGCATATAAAAACCAATGTCAAACTAAAACCGTCAAGTTTAGGCCTGGATATCCTCAAAAAGAACGCTGGAAAGGTAGCGCTCGCCGGCATCCGGCAGAATAACGACAATGGTTTTCCCGGCGAATTCAGGCTGAGCGGCGAGGCGGGCTGCGGCAACCGTGGCTGCGCCGCAGGAGATTCCGGACAGCAGGCCCTCTTCCTTGGCCAGCCGTCGCGCCATTTCAATCGACTCCTCGTTGCTGACCTGCTCCACCCGGTCGACCAGGGAGAGGTCCAGGGTGTCGGGAATAAAGCCGGCACCGATCCCCTGAATTTTATGCGGGCCAGGCTTGATTTCTTCTCCTGCGAGCTTCTGGCGAATGACCGGGCTCTCCGTCGGTTCCACTGCCACGGACAGGATCTGCTTGCCGCGGGTCTTCTTGATGTAGCGCGAAACCCCCGTTATAGTGCCGCCGGTGCCGACGCCGGAGACCAGCACGTCGATGTCGCCGTCGGTATCTTCCCAGATTTCCGGGCCGGTGGTCTGTTCATGAATCGCCGGGTTGGCGGGGTTTTTGAACTGGTGCAGCAGCACGTAGCGGTTGGGGTCGGAGGCCGCCAGCTCTTCTGCCGCCGCGATAGCTCCCCCCATTCCTTTGGCGCCGGGCGTCAGGATCAACTCGGCGCCGAAAGCCGCCAGCACCTTGCGCCGTTCGATGCTCATGGTTTCGGGCATGGTCAGGGTGATCGGGATGCCGCGCGCGGCGGCGACAAAAGCAAGGGCGATGCCGGTATTGCCGCTGGTGGGCTCGATGATCTGCCTGCCGGGGCCGAGCAGTCCCTTTTGTTCGGCGTCCCAGATCATGGATGCGCCGATGCGGCATTTGACGGAATAGGCCGGATTGCGCCCCTCGATCTTGCCGAGGACAGTGGCGCCGCCGGGAGTCACTTTGTTAAGCCGGACCAGGGGGGTGCGGCCGATGCTGAGAGAATTGTCGGTGTAAATGCGAGCCATGGCAAACTCCTTTGAAAGTCCGTTGTCTGTGGATTTCACAACGGATAGCGTGAGACAACTTGATTATAGTGCTTGTTTAAGGGTTAGCATTAAATCTGATAAACTCAATCCTGTTTTGATTTTTTCCCCCAGATTTTTGTCCGTTCGACGGTAGAGATCGAAGCGTGGCTGGCGGACTCCGTTCTCGTCCTTGA
Protein-coding sequences here:
- a CDS encoding methyl-accepting chemotaxis protein is translated as MKTFLGLRAKILLALVGLAVIPLAFALLIVSSRTSDLIDDNLRGRLEENSRLVLEIMEDTRRETRNYIHVLRRDEDLINSIKYAIDPDEPLNLGTAMEDAIRIFNLDLVQIVSLEGKVLRRENQPKFADLPLSRIGEECMIHQLIAPEGERPAEVSGITTFEGMSAIIAAAPITFHKEPLAYLVGVIFLDDSYAARLSNLSGAEISFNCQDGATTASLDALKDLDVTSRADREIWELEVGKSSYLAQRIVLTPGQCMVIALDRSSMLASQKEMEQLVLVTLAGVGVLAVLIGVFISRGIVRPLGEVVGNLREIAEGEADLTHTLKVRSSDEVGALAENFNRFLARLRETVRHTLEVRNELAQATEQIRLSSHAVSEGAERQSRSLQESHSALQDIDGIISGVAENVATLLLAAEESSSATLQVGSTTEEIAEQMEIMFAKVEEIITSLGEMSSSSQQIADSVTALSSSTQETAASVTEFDAAIKEIEQSAERTNRLSDEAVRETERGQKAVEDSISGIQALCETVEQATTTIQELGRQSSAIGKILTVIDEVADQTSLLALNAAIIAAQAGEHGRGFAVVADEIGELAERTAVSTRDIAEIINHLQKGTREAVDTMTQGNEKVRQEAEKACIAGEALETIRVSTLKSSEEVRGIVRATQEQARGSQQITRAVNSNTDTLMQIASAIKQHSQGIRHLNAASEEMREITARVKVSTGEQTSGSRQISQNMEKIREMIENINGATHEQSVRSHQVVTAVSNVREIAESNVARTQEFDRVIEALLRHAQTLKDEIGAFKVE
- the metX gene encoding homoserine O-acetyltransferase MetX, with amino-acid sequence MNTSVGLVTTEYVTFDTELRLESGRVLGPITLAYETYGQLNAERSNAILVCHAWTGDAHAAGRHHPDDRKPGWWDGMIGPGKVIDTDRYFVICSNTIGSCKGSTGPTSINPRTEKPYRLSFPVLMVRDMVRAQQLLLDHLGIDTLVTVIGGSMGAMQAVEWGIHYSERVRSIIPIAGTARTSPMSIALNSVARQAIFNDPLWKKGNYRTEHPPTDGLALARAIGHIAFLSDTSMHLKFGRRYSARDGLFDFFGQFEVERYLEYNGHNFPQHFDTNSFLYLAKALDLYDTAWNFESLQEAFSYLQCPSLWFAFTSDWLYPPYQTEEAVEVLRSLGKHVEYHLIDSDYGHDSFLVEPEKFTHLISHFIDRQA
- a CDS encoding trans-sulfuration enzyme family protein — its product is MNSKKLRAATVLVHQGRDRDPSTGAANIPVYLSSTYHHFEGRAGAYDYARSGNPSRDQVEEAIALLEGGVRGFAYASGMAAIGGALSLLKSGDHLIAPDDLYGGTYRYLTLVLPQQGIETTFVDMTDPQQVEDAVRPQTRALFLETPSNPLFKITDLRAMVDIARRRGLLTLLDNTFMTPLLQPALPLGIGVAIHSATKFLGGHSDLLAGLVTTADEDLANRLKRHHNALGAALPPFDCFLLARGIKTLKVRLEAAQNGALLLCERLANHPAVAKVYYPQLNDHPGRDVHFSQATGPGAVISFELKDHKQVRPLLETVKLPIIAPSLGGVETILTHCWSMSHAAIPASVKNELGIRESLLRISVGIEDPEDLWDDLAQGLR
- a CDS encoding trans-sulfuration enzyme family protein; protein product: MSTPGHWKTASRLTQVGVGKDEATGAISYPIYPSATYRHPAVGESTGFDYTRSGNPTRQVLEDALAELEGGARACVFSSGMAALTTLFLHFRAGDHLIVSQDLYGGTYRVLAEVFDKLGLRASYVDTTDTAAITAAIEPDSRALLVETPGNPLLGVADLAALGETCRKHELLFVVDNTFLTPVLQRPFDFGADVVVHSATKYLGGHNDLCAGVLVAREEELGERLYFLQNSTGGILSPQDCWLLMRSLKTLSLRLERHCANALEVAQWLKAHPRVSAVYYPGLKDHPGHALSQRQTSGFGGMLSFRVDSRETARQVLKRLKLISFAESLGGVESLMTLPAVQTHGDIPEPERERLGICESLLRLSVGIEDADDIIADLEQALG
- the cysK gene encoding cysteine synthase A — encoded protein: MARIYTDNSLSIGRTPLVRLNKVTPGGATVLGKIEGRNPAYSVKCRIGASMIWDAEQKGLLGPGRQIIEPTSGNTGIALAFVAAARGIPITLTMPETMSIERRKVLAAFGAELILTPGAKGMGGAIAAAEELAASDPNRYVLLHQFKNPANPAIHEQTTGPEIWEDTDGDIDVLVSGVGTGGTITGVSRYIKKTRGKQILSVAVEPTESPVIRQKLAGEEIKPGPHKIQGIGAGFIPDTLDLSLVDRVEQVSNEESIEMARRLAKEEGLLSGISCGAATVAAARLAAQPEFAGKTIVVILPDAGERYLSSVLFEDIQA